Proteins from one Streptomyces sp. NBC_00289 genomic window:
- a CDS encoding recombinase family protein: MRIGVARVSKRDQHPEAQQDALKAAGCEQIFTDKASGKLARRPELDKALLVAREGDQLVVTKLDRLGRSLENLIELAKDLQARGVDLVVLDQGIDTSTAVGRKFFQILGAVAEFEHALMSERTVDGLEAARARGRTGGQKPKLGPRQIKLAREMYDAGELTVQQIADEFGVTRPTIYRHLGKTATP; the protein is encoded by the coding sequence ATGAGAATCGGCGTCGCCCGCGTATCGAAACGGGACCAACACCCTGAAGCGCAACAAGACGCCCTCAAAGCCGCAGGGTGCGAACAGATCTTCACCGACAAGGCATCCGGCAAGCTCGCCCGCCGCCCCGAACTCGACAAAGCCCTCCTCGTCGCCCGCGAAGGCGACCAACTCGTCGTCACCAAACTCGACCGCCTAGGCCGCTCGCTGGAGAACCTCATCGAGCTGGCCAAAGACCTCCAAGCCCGCGGCGTCGACCTCGTCGTGCTCGACCAGGGCATCGACACCTCCACCGCCGTCGGCAGGAAGTTCTTCCAGATCCTCGGCGCAGTAGCCGAATTCGAGCACGCCCTGATGTCCGAGCGCACCGTCGACGGCCTGGAAGCCGCACGCGCCCGCGGCCGCACCGGCGGCCAGAAACCCAAACTCGGCCCCCGCCAGATCAAGCTCGCCCGGGAGATGTACGACGCCGGTGAACTGACCGTCCAACAGATCGCCGACGAGTTCGGCGTCACCCGCCCCACCATCTACCGCCACCTCGGCAAGACCGCCACACCATGA